The Candidatus Krumholzibacteriia bacterium DNA window GCGCTGGATGGGCCGCCTCGCTGGTATCGACGTGTTTGCCGAAGACCACGTTCGAACCGCGCTGCTCTACGTGCGTTGGGATGACTGAATCCAGCGACACGCCAACACTCCGGGTTGGGGCAGGCATGACGTGGCGCTCCGCAAGGAGCCATACGTGATCGAAAGGAAAGGTGTCATGGAGAACAAGACAATCTGGCAACTCGACCCCGCCCACACGACCGTGGAGTTCGCCGTCAAACACATGATGTTCACGACGGTTCGCGGCCGGTTCAGGAGCTTCACCGGGGTGGTCGACATCAACGACCGCCACCCCGAACAGTCTCGGGTGGAGGTCACCATCGATGCGTCAAGCCTCGACACGGGCGTCGCCGCCCGGGATGCGCACCTGCGATCGGCCGACTTCCTGGACGTCGAGCATCACCAGCAGATCACCTTTCGCACCACGCGTGTGGACGGCGCGTACACGGACGAGGGTGACCGCTTCACGATCGTCGGCGAGCTCGAGATTCGCGGGACACGCAGGCCCGTGACATTGAACGCCACCTTTGGAGGGCGTGGGACTGATCCCTGGGGCCAGCGGCGAGTCGGTTTTACCGCATCAACCGACATCGATCGCCGCGACTGGGGGCTGCGCTGGAACCAGGCGCTCGAAACCGGAGGCGTGCTCGTGGCCAACACGGTCACGATCGAGATCGAAGCGCAAGCCGTGGAACTGGAACAGGCTGAACCACAGACGGTGGCGGCTGTCGTGTCATAGTCGTCGGTGCAGAGCGGCGCTGATCGACGCGCGCTGGTCGGCTGAGCGACGTGGCCTCGAGAGGAGGGGCTGAGATGGCGAGGACGATGCGCGCGGTGGTGCTGACCGAACCCGGTCCCGTGGAGAACCTGGTGCTCAGGGAGATCCCAGTACCAGACCCGCCGCCGGGCTGGGTGCGGATTGCGGTCCGCGCGTTCGGCCTGAACCGGTCGGAACTCCATACGCGTCTGGGACTCGCGGAAGGCGTCACGTTTCCGCGCGTCCTCGGCATCGAAGCGGCGGGTGTCGTCGACGTCGCCAACGGCACGGACCTGCAGGCCGGCCAACAGGTGGCGACCTTGATGGGCGGCATGGGACGGACCTTCGACGGCGGCTACGCCGAGTACACCGTCGTGCCGCGTCGCCAGGTCATCCCCTTCCGCTCCACGCTGCCCTGGCACGTCCTCGGCGCGGTGCCCGAGACCCTGCAAACGGCCTACGGCTCGCTGACCATCGGTCTGGACCTGCGGCGCGGACAGTCGTTGCTCATTCGCGGCGGCACCTCGTCGGTCGGCCTCGCCGCAGCCACGATCGCCAAGGACCTCGGGGCGACGGTGCTGTCCACGACGCGCCAGCCTGACCGTGCGGACGCCCTGAAGGCGCATGGCGTCGACCACCCCATTGTCGACACGGGTCAGGTCGCGCCGACGGTGCGCGACCTCGTTCCGGAGGGCGTGGATGCCGCACTGGAACTCGTGGGCACGCCGACGCTGCCGGATACGCTCGCCTCCACGCGCATCCACGGCACCGTCTGCTTTACCGGCATGCTCTCGAATCAGTGGATCGTGCCGAACTTCTATCCGATCGCCTATTTGCCTCGGGGTGTACGGCTGACGGCCTACGGCGGTGGCAGCGGTGACCTCCCCGCAGAGGTGCTGCAGCGCTATCTCGATCGGCTCGCGGTCGGCGACGTCAGCCTGGGTCCTGTCCGATCCTATGCCTTCGACCAGCTCCGCCAGGCACACACGGACATGGAACAGAACCGGACCTTCGGCAAGATGGTCGTCACAATCTCGCCGTAGGAGCAACCGACACGCTGGTGTGAGGCCGTCTCACCGGGCCCCAGCGCGGACAACGTTGCCGGCCTGT harbors:
- a CDS encoding YceI family protein, yielding MENKTIWQLDPAHTTVEFAVKHMMFTTVRGRFRSFTGVVDINDRHPEQSRVEVTIDASSLDTGVAARDAHLRSADFLDVEHHQQITFRTTRVDGAYTDEGDRFTIVGELEIRGTRRPVTLNATFGGRGTDPWGQRRVGFTASTDIDRRDWGLRWNQALETGGVLVANTVTIEIEAQAVELEQAEPQTVAAVVS
- a CDS encoding zinc-binding alcohol dehydrogenase family protein → MRAVVLTEPGPVENLVLREIPVPDPPPGWVRIAVRAFGLNRSELHTRLGLAEGVTFPRVLGIEAAGVVDVANGTDLQAGQQVATLMGGMGRTFDGGYAEYTVVPRRQVIPFRSTLPWHVLGAVPETLQTAYGSLTIGLDLRRGQSLLIRGGTSSVGLAAATIAKDLGATVLSTTRQPDRADALKAHGVDHPIVDTGQVAPTVRDLVPEGVDAALELVGTPTLPDTLASTRIHGTVCFTGMLSNQWIVPNFYPIAYLPRGVRLTAYGGGSGDLPAEVLQRYLDRLAVGDVSLGPVRSYAFDQLRQAHTDMEQNRTFGKMVVTISP